A genomic window from Chitinophaga pollutisoli includes:
- a CDS encoding PDZ domain-containing protein: protein MIQKSIFLAAGAFLLAGASVTMAQSPTRLLRNPSVSARHVAFMYGGDIWAANRDGSAPQRLTVNPAFEQDPHISPDGKWVAFTGNYDGNTDVYIVPIEGGEPRRITWHPSSEIVRGWIDNEHILYASGMESPTARTMRLYSVSVNGGLQQPHHRIPEATQGAVSPDGKFTAYIKNPDPTEGGSVFRPFKRYRGGYAPRIWIFNHTSNQIEEIPGGNANNIRPTWIGKSVYFLSDRNHTMNVFRYDTDSKQVTQVTQYKTDDVKSLTGDGKTLAFEQAGTLHLLEPASGKVTDLSVTIRTDIPSKRPRYEQLNQFGGAFLSPTGARLLVQGRGEILSVPKEKGDVRNISNSPGTHERLPAWSPDGKYISYISDKDGNYKLILRDQKAMDKPVEIELGKTVYYFGLTWSPDSKKIVFSDAHFHLFVLDVASRKVTKVATYANGSIPSGSSNVFQPAWSTDSKWIAFLNAEENGFDAVFMYEVASGKTHRVSDGMSDAGSPSFSADGKYLFFPASTNSGAGLSGLHMQTYDRNAQSSLYAAILSKDTPTPFAPESDEETVKSEQKDADKDKKKDSTKPAVAVAVDPEGIQARTVALPVTAGRIFGVNGAVKDKVFFTDGSEIKYFDLKERKTETFTKGAGYMISADGKKMLIAGGGNNFQIVDAGRKPGPGEGKVDMSNVSVYIDPAAEWKQIFDEVYKIEKDFFYVKNMHGVDWDANKKKYEALLPHVSSRADLTYLLNEMMSEMVVGHNYVGLGDMPSGPSVNVGLLGADYEIVDGRYRIAKIYTGESWNPEAKAPLSVPGLNVKEGDYILAVNGVPLTASTSIHELLQNKSGKQVTLKVNSAASESGARDIVVVPVSAGAENGLRYVDWVEGNRRKVDQLSGGKIAYLHMINTGRDGYESFNRYYYAQADKKALLLDERFNGGGSVADYIIDVLNRDVMSYWGVRDGRSFTTPGNGIYGPKAMLINEYAGSGGDMMPWMFNYRKLGKLVGKRTMGILVGISGYPSLIDGGYVTSPSFGIYDTKGNWIIENVGTPPDVDVEQTPADVIAGRDPQLEKGVQILLDELKTNTWKPVPKPADPVRVK, encoded by the coding sequence ATGATACAGAAAAGCATTTTCCTCGCCGCCGGCGCCTTCCTGCTGGCCGGCGCTTCCGTCACCATGGCGCAAAGCCCTACCAGGCTGCTCCGCAACCCGTCTGTCAGTGCCCGGCACGTGGCATTCATGTATGGCGGTGATATCTGGGCCGCCAACCGCGACGGTTCCGCACCGCAGCGGCTTACCGTTAACCCGGCATTCGAACAGGATCCGCACATTTCGCCCGACGGCAAATGGGTGGCGTTCACCGGCAACTACGATGGTAATACCGACGTATACATCGTTCCCATAGAAGGCGGCGAGCCCCGCCGCATTACCTGGCATCCGTCCTCGGAAATCGTGCGGGGATGGATCGATAACGAACACATCCTTTACGCATCCGGCATGGAATCGCCCACGGCCAGGACCATGCGCCTTTACTCCGTGAGCGTGAACGGCGGGCTGCAACAACCGCATCATCGGATTCCGGAAGCCACCCAGGGCGCCGTATCGCCCGATGGTAAGTTTACCGCTTATATCAAGAACCCGGACCCCACCGAAGGCGGTTCCGTCTTTCGTCCTTTCAAACGCTACCGCGGCGGTTACGCACCCCGCATCTGGATCTTCAATCATACCAGTAACCAGATCGAGGAAATTCCCGGCGGCAATGCCAACAACATCCGCCCCACATGGATCGGCAAAAGCGTCTACTTCCTCAGCGACCGCAATCATACCATGAACGTTTTCCGGTACGATACCGATTCGAAGCAGGTGACGCAGGTTACGCAATACAAAACCGACGACGTGAAGTCGCTCACCGGCGACGGCAAAACCCTCGCCTTCGAACAGGCAGGCACCCTTCACCTCCTGGAGCCCGCCAGCGGCAAGGTGACCGATCTTTCCGTGACCATCCGGACAGACATTCCATCCAAACGCCCCCGCTACGAACAACTGAACCAGTTTGGCGGCGCTTTCCTGTCGCCCACCGGCGCGAGGCTTCTTGTGCAAGGGCGCGGCGAAATCCTTTCTGTTCCTAAGGAAAAAGGGGATGTGCGCAACATCTCCAATTCTCCCGGCACCCACGAGCGCCTTCCCGCCTGGTCGCCCGACGGGAAGTATATTTCCTATATCTCGGATAAAGACGGCAATTACAAACTCATCCTGCGCGATCAGAAGGCGATGGACAAACCCGTCGAGATCGAACTGGGTAAAACCGTGTACTACTTTGGTTTGACCTGGTCGCCCGACAGCAAGAAGATCGTTTTCAGCGACGCGCACTTCCATCTCTTTGTGCTCGATGTGGCTAGCCGCAAAGTGACGAAAGTGGCGACCTATGCCAATGGTTCCATCCCTTCGGGCAGCTCCAACGTATTCCAGCCGGCGTGGTCAACGGATTCCAAATGGATCGCTTTCCTGAACGCGGAAGAAAACGGGTTTGATGCCGTGTTTATGTACGAAGTGGCGTCCGGTAAAACGCACCGGGTAAGCGACGGTATGAGCGATGCGGGTTCGCCCTCGTTCAGCGCCGACGGGAAATATCTCTTCTTCCCCGCCAGCACCAACAGCGGCGCGGGCCTCAGCGGGCTGCACATGCAGACCTACGACCGCAATGCGCAATCCAGCCTGTATGCGGCTATCCTGTCGAAAGACACGCCCACGCCCTTTGCACCCGAGAGCGACGAAGAAACGGTGAAATCCGAACAGAAAGATGCGGACAAAGACAAAAAGAAAGACTCCACCAAACCCGCCGTAGCCGTGGCTGTAGATCCGGAAGGCATCCAGGCGCGGACAGTTGCGTTGCCGGTAACGGCTGGGCGTATCTTCGGCGTGAATGGTGCGGTGAAAGATAAAGTATTCTTTACCGACGGATCAGAAATCAAATACTTCGATCTGAAAGAAAGGAAAACTGAAACCTTTACCAAAGGTGCGGGATATATGATCAGCGCCGACGGTAAGAAGATGCTGATCGCCGGTGGCGGCAACAATTTCCAGATTGTGGATGCGGGGCGCAAACCGGGTCCGGGAGAAGGGAAAGTGGACATGTCCAATGTGTCCGTTTACATCGATCCCGCAGCGGAATGGAAACAGATTTTCGACGAAGTGTATAAGATCGAGAAGGATTTCTTCTACGTGAAAAACATGCACGGCGTGGATTGGGATGCCAACAAGAAGAAATACGAAGCGCTGTTGCCCCATGTGAGCAGCCGTGCGGACCTCACTTATCTTCTCAACGAAATGATGAGCGAAATGGTGGTTGGGCACAATTACGTGGGCCTGGGCGACATGCCTTCCGGTCCCAGCGTGAACGTGGGGCTGCTGGGTGCGGATTACGAGATCGTAGACGGCCGTTACCGTATTGCCAAAATTTACACCGGCGAAAGCTGGAACCCCGAGGCAAAGGCGCCCTTGTCCGTACCCGGCCTGAACGTGAAGGAAGGTGATTATATCCTGGCGGTGAACGGGGTGCCGCTGACCGCAAGCACCAGCATTCACGAACTGCTGCAGAACAAATCCGGCAAACAGGTGACACTGAAGGTAAACAGCGCCGCTTCTGAATCGGGCGCGCGCGATATCGTGGTAGTGCCGGTGAGCGCAGGCGCGGAAAACGGGTTGCGGTATGTGGATTGGGTAGAAGGCAACCGCCGGAAAGTGGATCAGCTCAGCGGCGGCAAAATCGCTTACCTGCACATGATCAATACCGGCCGCGACGGTTACGAATCCTTCAACCGCTACTACTACGCGCAGGCCGACAAGAAAGCGCTCCTGCTCGACGAACGATTTAACGGCGGAGGTTCCGTTGCTGATTATATCATCGACGTCCTGAACCGCGATGTGATGAGCTATTGGGGTGTACGCGACGGCCGCAGCTTCACCACGCCGGGTAACGGCATCTATGGCCCGAAGGCAATGCTGATCAACGAATACGCAGGCTCCGGCGGGGATATGATGCCCTGGATGTTCAACTACAGGAAACTCGGCAAGCTGGTCGGCAAGCGCACGATGGGCATCCTCGTGGGTATCAGCGGTTATCCTTCGCTGATCGATGGCGGTTACGTAACTTCACCCAGCTTCGGGATTTACGATACCAAAGGCAACTGGATCATCGAAAACGTGGGAACGCCTCCTGATGTTGACGTAGAGCAAACGCCGGCGGATGTGATCGCAGGCCGCGATCCGCAACTGGAGAAAGGGGTGCAGATCCTGCTCGATGAACTGAAAACAAATACCTGGAAGCCGGTGCCCAAACCGGCCGACCCGGTTCGCGTGAAGTAA
- a CDS encoding ferritin-like domain-containing protein: MNIEHIITNLEQQDPELHERLSNRRSAIKGLAGIGGKLALAAIPFALGSLFKKAYGQSTGAIVEVLQFALTLEYLEAEFYTLGAAAPGLVPAGPPTGAIATIRDHENAHVTLLKNTITTLGATPVAKPVFDFTAGNGSGNGPFKGVFSNYPLFLAVAQTFEDTGVRAYKGQAGALISSNEVLTAALKIHSAEARHAAHIRYMRRNLLSNTAIKPWITGKDTAGIGDAVQASYNGEDLTTQAEINIIGINGTGVSAAAASEAFDEPLDKAAVLAIVDPFIV, from the coding sequence ATGAACATCGAACATATCATTACGAACCTCGAGCAGCAGGATCCCGAACTCCACGAACGCCTCAGCAACCGACGCTCCGCCATCAAAGGGCTGGCTGGCATTGGAGGAAAGCTGGCGCTCGCGGCTATCCCCTTCGCCCTGGGAAGCCTGTTCAAAAAAGCATACGGGCAATCCACCGGCGCCATCGTGGAAGTGCTGCAATTCGCACTCACGCTCGAATACCTCGAAGCCGAGTTCTACACCCTCGGCGCCGCCGCACCCGGCCTGGTGCCCGCCGGCCCGCCCACTGGCGCCATCGCCACCATCCGCGATCATGAAAACGCACACGTAACGCTGCTGAAAAATACCATCACCACCCTCGGCGCCACGCCCGTCGCCAAGCCGGTATTCGATTTTACGGCGGGTAACGGCAGCGGGAACGGCCCGTTCAAAGGCGTATTTTCCAATTACCCGCTCTTCCTCGCCGTGGCCCAAACGTTTGAAGACACGGGCGTTCGCGCCTATAAAGGACAGGCCGGCGCGCTCATTTCCAGCAACGAAGTGCTGACGGCCGCGCTGAAAATCCACAGCGCCGAGGCGCGCCACGCCGCCCACATCCGATACATGCGCAGGAACCTCCTGTCCAACACCGCCATCAAACCCTGGATCACCGGGAAAGATACCGCCGGCATCGGCGACGCCGTGCAGGCCAGTTACAACGGTGAAGACCTCACCACACAGGCCGAAATCAACATCATCGGCATCAACGGCACCGGCGTAAGCGCCGCGGCCGCCTCCGAAGCGTTCGACGAGCCACTGGATAAAGCGGCCGTCCTCGCCATCGTGGATCCCTTCATCGTGTAA
- a CDS encoding ferritin-like domain-containing protein, producing MVEKLNVPEEQKGHAMLSTKGQQRRRFLSLFAGTAAAATLMHACSNDDNPMPDNGINLGSGDIGILNYAYALEQLEAAFYTRVTQTFFSGATAIEQQFLNDIRDHEIAHREFFRNALGNKAIPSLEVDFSKIDFNSRASVLGTAKAFEDLGVSAYNGAGKLITEGAYLLLAGKIVSVEARHAAMIRDLISNGSFADNTAVDANGLDLSLDPPEVLKVAAGFLKSKINASNLPTS from the coding sequence ATGGTTGAAAAACTAAATGTTCCAGAGGAACAGAAGGGCCATGCCATGTTATCAACGAAAGGCCAGCAGCGCCGGCGGTTTCTCTCGCTTTTCGCGGGAACCGCTGCTGCGGCCACGCTGATGCATGCCTGTTCCAACGACGATAACCCGATGCCCGACAACGGTATTAACCTCGGCAGCGGAGACATTGGCATCCTGAACTATGCTTATGCGCTCGAACAACTCGAGGCCGCATTCTACACCCGGGTTACGCAAACCTTCTTCAGTGGTGCCACTGCCATCGAGCAACAATTCCTCAACGACATCCGCGACCATGAAATCGCCCACCGCGAATTCTTCCGCAACGCCCTCGGGAACAAAGCCATTCCCTCACTGGAAGTGGATTTCAGCAAGATCGATTTCAACAGCAGGGCTAGTGTCCTTGGCACCGCTAAAGCCTTCGAGGATCTTGGTGTATCCGCTTACAACGGCGCGGGAAAACTCATCACCGAAGGCGCGTATTTACTACTCGCAGGCAAGATCGTGTCGGTGGAAGCGCGCCATGCCGCTATGATCCGCGATCTCATCAGCAACGGTTCCTTCGCCGACAACACAGCCGTGGACGCCAACGGGCTCGACCTCTCCCTCGATCCGCCCGAAGTGCTCAAAGTAGCCGCTGGCTTCCTCAAATCGAAGATCAACGCATCCAATCTTCCTACTTCCTGA
- a CDS encoding NADH-quinone oxidoreductase subunit N gives MTTNDLMALLPVLILGGASVIAMLLVAVRRNHRVMHAFTVTVFIVALLALFREPGTMPYVIAPLFVVDKFADFNTGLILAAGLSVLLLSFNYFEQREERKEEYYILLLLATVGGLVLLMSRHFVSLFLGLETMSISLYGLIAYLRARERSDEAGVKYLLLAALSSAFLLFGMALVYAEAGTMDFVGIGQYLAGISQAPMTVVAGFGLMLIGVGFKLGIVPFHMWAPDIYEGAPLPVAAYIATVSKGSMLVLLMRFYRDVNGYEYTILWWVLAIIAMASMFAGNWLALMQRNVKRLLAYSSISHMGYILIAFLAGMEAGQEAVMFYLVAYVITSIGAFGVLAMLSDEKDDAEMLEDFSGLFWRQPWLAAIFTAMLLSLAGIPLTAGFIGKFYVVAAGVNAGLWLLLALLVVNSVIGLFYYIRLVAVMFQPQEGAVVRRRLPFFGMFALSALMALLLWLGIYPSALIAVIRDMMLTMG, from the coding sequence ATGACCACGAATGATCTGATGGCCCTGCTGCCCGTCCTCATACTCGGAGGCGCCTCCGTGATCGCCATGCTGCTGGTGGCGGTGCGCCGCAATCACCGGGTGATGCATGCTTTCACGGTGACCGTTTTCATCGTGGCGTTGCTGGCGCTTTTTCGTGAACCTGGAACGATGCCGTATGTGATTGCGCCACTTTTTGTGGTGGACAAATTTGCGGATTTCAATACGGGGTTGATACTCGCGGCAGGATTGAGCGTGTTGCTGCTGTCGTTCAATTATTTTGAGCAACGGGAAGAGCGGAAGGAAGAATACTACATCTTGTTGCTGCTCGCCACGGTGGGAGGGTTGGTGTTGCTGATGAGCCGGCATTTCGTTTCGCTGTTTCTCGGGCTGGAAACGATGAGCATCAGCCTGTACGGGCTGATCGCGTATTTGCGCGCCCGCGAGCGGTCAGACGAAGCAGGGGTCAAATATCTCTTGCTCGCGGCGTTATCTTCCGCCTTCCTTTTATTCGGGATGGCATTGGTATATGCCGAAGCCGGCACGATGGATTTCGTGGGGATAGGGCAATACCTGGCGGGGATCTCCCAGGCGCCGATGACGGTGGTGGCGGGTTTCGGGTTGATGCTGATAGGCGTAGGTTTCAAATTGGGGATCGTGCCTTTTCATATGTGGGCGCCGGATATCTACGAGGGCGCCCCGCTGCCTGTGGCCGCCTATATCGCCACGGTTTCGAAAGGCAGCATGTTGGTATTGCTCATGCGGTTTTACCGGGATGTAAATGGATATGAATACACGATACTATGGTGGGTGCTCGCCATTATCGCCATGGCGAGCATGTTTGCCGGTAACTGGTTGGCGCTGATGCAGCGTAATGTGAAGCGCCTGCTCGCATATTCCTCCATTTCGCACATGGGATACATCCTCATCGCTTTTTTGGCGGGCATGGAAGCGGGGCAGGAGGCGGTGATGTTTTACCTGGTGGCTTACGTAATCACCAGCATTGGGGCTTTCGGCGTGCTGGCCATGCTCAGTGATGAAAAAGATGACGCGGAAATGCTGGAAGACTTCAGCGGCTTGTTCTGGCGGCAACCTTGGCTGGCGGCCATTTTCACCGCGATGTTATTGTCGCTCGCGGGGATTCCGCTGACCGCGGGTTTCATCGGCAAGTTTTACGTAGTGGCCGCCGGCGTGAATGCGGGGCTTTGGCTGCTGTTGGCTTTGCTGGTGGTGAATAGTGTGATCGGTTTGTTTTATTATATACGCCTGGTGGCGGTGATGTTCCAGCCGCAGGAGGGCGCGGTGGTGCGCAGGCGGCTCCCGTTTTTCGGTATGTTTGCGCTGTCGGCGTTGATGGCCCTTTTGTTATGGCTCGGCATCTACCCGTCTGCTCTCATCGCTGTGATTCGCGATATGATGCTGACGATGGGATGA
- a CDS encoding NADH-quinone oxidoreductase subunit M produces the protein MILLTFILLPLIGAFLAWASAAVHSTLPRWIALGVMLAGLILAAGVWIQPEPASVVGADWRYVYHQPWMPRFGVSLSLAMDGLGLLMIVLTFFLGSLAVLVSWEEIRDRTGFYYFNLLFVLGGIAGVFLVMDLFLFYFFWEVMLIPMYFLIGIWGHGRRLYASLKFFLFTQAGGLLMLLSILGLYFVHGASTGVYTFSYAELLQTPMEQGLGRWLMLGFMAAFLVKLPAFPFHTWLPDAHTEAPTAGSVILAGLLLKTGAYGILRFVLPLFPEACHYFADVFMLMGAIGILYGGQLAYAQTDFKRLVAYTSVSHMGFVLVGAFAFNELAYQGVVMQMITHGISTGALFMIAGVLYERLHTRELEKMGGLWAALPGLGTITMVFVMASLGLPGLGNFIAEFLILAGSWQANSWITVLAAIGLVVATVYSLRIMQKVFFGISLREFRLKDMTFREAAMLLPLVIAIIWLGLFPQRVIDTAAKAAPVVAFQYKDK, from the coding sequence ATGATACTGCTGACATTCATTCTTTTGCCGCTGATAGGAGCCTTCCTGGCCTGGGCTTCCGCCGCCGTGCATTCCACGCTTCCGCGATGGATCGCGCTCGGCGTAATGCTGGCCGGACTGATACTCGCCGCCGGCGTCTGGATACAGCCGGAGCCGGCCTCGGTGGTAGGAGCAGACTGGCGGTACGTCTACCATCAACCCTGGATGCCGCGGTTCGGCGTGAGCCTTTCCCTGGCGATGGATGGCCTCGGACTGCTCATGATCGTGCTTACTTTCTTCCTCGGGTCGCTGGCGGTGCTGGTGTCGTGGGAGGAAATCCGCGACCGGACGGGCTTCTACTATTTCAACCTGCTCTTTGTCCTCGGTGGTATCGCGGGAGTATTCCTGGTGATGGACCTGTTTCTTTTTTACTTCTTCTGGGAAGTAATGCTCATTCCCATGTATTTCCTCATCGGCATCTGGGGCCATGGCCGCAGGTTGTACGCTTCGCTGAAGTTTTTCCTCTTCACCCAGGCCGGCGGTTTGCTGATGCTGCTTTCCATTTTGGGATTGTATTTCGTGCATGGCGCTTCCACTGGCGTATATACCTTTTCATACGCCGAACTGTTGCAAACACCGATGGAACAAGGACTTGGCCGTTGGCTGATGCTGGGTTTCATGGCGGCGTTCCTCGTCAAGCTGCCCGCGTTTCCCTTCCACACTTGGTTACCTGACGCGCACACCGAAGCACCCACCGCGGGATCGGTGATACTGGCGGGATTGCTCCTGAAGACGGGCGCATACGGGATCCTGCGTTTCGTATTGCCCCTGTTCCCGGAAGCATGCCATTATTTTGCGGATGTGTTCATGCTAATGGGGGCGATCGGCATCCTGTATGGCGGACAGCTCGCATACGCGCAAACGGATTTCAAGCGGCTGGTGGCCTACACGAGCGTGAGCCACATGGGATTTGTGCTGGTGGGGGCTTTTGCGTTTAATGAACTGGCGTACCAGGGCGTAGTGATGCAGATGATCACGCATGGCATCAGCACGGGCGCGCTGTTCATGATCGCGGGCGTGCTGTATGAAAGGCTCCACACGCGGGAGCTGGAGAAGATGGGCGGGCTATGGGCGGCGTTGCCCGGATTAGGCACCATCACCATGGTATTCGTCATGGCATCTCTGGGTTTGCCCGGACTGGGGAACTTTATTGCCGAGTTCCTCATCCTGGCCGGCAGTTGGCAGGCCAATTCCTGGATTACGGTATTGGCGGCCATCGGACTGGTGGTGGCAACCGTGTATAGCCTGCGCATCATGCAGAAAGTATTTTTCGGGATATCGCTGCGCGAATTCAGGTTGAAGGATATGACCTTCCGCGAAGCCGCGATGCTGCTGCCGCTGGTGATCGCCATCATCTGGCTGGGACTGTTTCCCCAGCGCGTGATCGATACGGCCGCGAAAGCCGCGCCGGTGGTCGCATTTCAATACAAAGACAAATAA
- the nuoL gene encoding NADH-quinone oxidoreductase subunit L, translated as MEWMYLVPALPFLGALILILFSAKIGRAGVIAVGCGSMGLAALITLVAGWQFLQSGFPAYDQHLWEWVRVGDFSIGMNLRLDALSLAFTFVITFVGWLIHIYSTGYMAEDPDFARFFACMNLFVGAMLMLVLADNLLLMYLGWEGVGLCSYLLIGFWYKDPANGAAARKAFIVTRVGDTAMAIALFLLVQHTGSLQLSVVLERAQTLWAMGDPTVVWIAFLLLGGAVGKSAQLPLQTWLPDAMAGPTPVSALIHAATMVTAGVYLIARTNIIFSLAPAAQSAVAIVGAVTLLLAGFSAWVQTDIKRVLAYSTISQIGYMFLALGVGAWSAGIFHFITHAFFKALLFLCAGAVIHALHHEQDMYKMGGLRKSLPGVFLVFLIGSLSLAAIPFISSGWYSKDQIIWLAGTTAQGSTWYAWAAVLGAFVTAAYTVRMMLLVFFGQEKTHVHHKPGPEMMIPLYVLAICSTLAGFLELPHTLGHFTWLSDFLSPVLPAAEVPHASIAAEWGLQGITAGLAALAIYLTWRLLNAPFPREAREFLKSGWGFDAAYDLLLVQPFVRIARLNRKDFIDNVYTGLAVMTRGFHRMMSATQSGILRWYVLGVVMGAVLILSVIIWRHSM; from the coding sequence ATGGAATGGATGTATCTCGTTCCAGCGCTCCCTTTCCTGGGCGCCCTCATCCTGATCCTTTTCTCCGCAAAAATCGGGAGGGCGGGCGTGATCGCCGTGGGGTGCGGCAGCATGGGCCTGGCGGCGCTGATCACGCTTGTGGCGGGCTGGCAGTTCCTGCAGTCGGGCTTCCCTGCCTATGACCAGCACTTATGGGAATGGGTGCGCGTAGGGGATTTCAGCATCGGCATGAACCTCCGGCTCGATGCGCTTTCACTGGCATTCACGTTCGTCATCACTTTCGTGGGATGGCTCATTCATATTTATTCCACCGGCTATATGGCGGAGGACCCCGATTTCGCAAGATTCTTCGCGTGCATGAACCTCTTCGTGGGCGCTATGCTCATGCTGGTATTGGCCGATAATCTGCTCCTGATGTACCTGGGATGGGAGGGGGTAGGGCTTTGCAGTTACCTGCTCATCGGCTTCTGGTATAAAGACCCGGCCAACGGTGCCGCGGCGCGCAAGGCCTTCATCGTGACCCGCGTGGGTGATACGGCGATGGCCATTGCGCTTTTCCTGCTGGTGCAGCATACGGGCAGCCTGCAATTGTCGGTGGTGCTGGAGCGCGCGCAAACGCTCTGGGCCATGGGCGATCCCACGGTGGTGTGGATCGCGTTTCTCCTGTTGGGCGGCGCGGTCGGCAAATCGGCCCAGCTGCCCCTACAGACCTGGCTCCCCGATGCCATGGCGGGCCCCACGCCGGTGAGCGCCCTCATCCACGCGGCCACGATGGTCACCGCCGGTGTTTATCTCATCGCGAGAACGAACATCATTTTCTCCCTGGCACCCGCTGCACAATCCGCAGTGGCCATCGTGGGCGCGGTTACCTTGCTGCTGGCGGGCTTCAGCGCCTGGGTGCAAACGGATATCAAACGCGTACTTGCCTATTCGACCATCAGCCAGATCGGGTATATGTTCCTCGCGCTGGGCGTGGGCGCATGGTCCGCCGGGATCTTCCACTTCATCACCCACGCATTTTTCAAAGCTTTATTATTCCTGTGCGCCGGGGCGGTAATCCATGCGCTGCACCACGAGCAGGACATGTACAAAATGGGTGGCCTCCGCAAATCCCTGCCGGGCGTGTTCCTCGTGTTCCTCATCGGTTCACTGTCGCTGGCGGCCATTCCTTTCATCTCATCCGGCTGGTACAGCAAAGACCAGATCATCTGGCTGGCGGGCACCACCGCGCAAGGCAGCACCTGGTACGCCTGGGCTGCCGTGCTGGGGGCGTTCGTTACCGCCGCTTATACGGTGCGCATGATGCTGCTGGTGTTTTTCGGGCAGGAGAAGACGCACGTCCACCACAAACCCGGTCCTGAAATGATGATACCCCTGTACGTGCTGGCAATTTGCAGCACGCTCGCCGGTTTCCTGGAGCTGCCGCACACCCTGGGGCACTTCACCTGGCTGAGCGATTTCCTGTCGCCCGTATTGCCCGCGGCGGAAGTGCCGCATGCCAGCATCGCGGCGGAATGGGGATTGCAGGGCATCACGGCGGGGCTCGCGGCGCTGGCGATATATCTTACCTGGCGGTTGCTGAATGCGCCCTTCCCGAGAGAAGCGCGCGAATTCCTGAAAAGCGGGTGGGGATTCGACGCGGCGTACGACTTGCTGTTGGTGCAACCCTTCGTGCGCATCGCCCGGCTCAACCGTAAGGATTTTATCGATAATGTATACACGGGACTTGCCGTCATGACGCGCGGCTTCCACCGGATGATGTCCGCCACGCAAAGCGGCATCCTCAGATGGTATGTGCTGGGCGTGGTGATGGGCGCCGTTTTGATATTGTCCGTCATCATCTGGCGGCATTCCATGTAA
- the nuoK gene encoding NADH-quinone oxidoreductase subunit NuoK, with translation MISATTAGLVLAGVLFTLGLISMLIRRNIIFMLVSVEIMLNAAGLAFIVAASKWGQPEGQVMFMFILAMAAAEVSVGLALILQLYHQLKTLDSDEASRMRG, from the coding sequence ATGATATCCGCAACAACGGCAGGGCTGGTCCTTGCAGGGGTTTTATTCACGCTGGGCCTCATCAGCATGCTGATCCGCCGCAACATCATCTTCATGCTGGTGTCGGTCGAGATCATGCTCAATGCGGCGGGGCTCGCTTTCATCGTGGCGGCGAGCAAATGGGGGCAGCCGGAAGGGCAGGTGATGTTCATGTTCATCCTGGCCATGGCCGCAGCGGAAGTTTCGGTAGGCCTGGCGCTTATCCTGCAATTGTACCACCAGCTCAAAACGCTCGACAGCGACGAAGCCAGCCGGATGCGGGGCTGA
- the nuoJ gene encoding NADH-quinone oxidoreductase subunit J, which translates to MGIAFYIAAAVAVLSTIMVITRFNIMHALLYFIVSLLSVAVVFYLYGAPFMAALELIIYAGAIMVLIIFFVMMLNLGSQTAGDERCWMTPGVWIGPSVLCLVLLGELVYLMLQPGDLSGEVRVVDPKEVGKSLFGPYILAVELAGMLLMAGIVGAYHLGRQKKKIVHRFLQNDAS; encoded by the coding sequence ATGGGCATCGCTTTCTATATCGCGGCCGCTGTGGCCGTATTGTCAACCATCATGGTGATCACCCGGTTCAACATCATGCATGCGCTGTTGTATTTCATCGTGTCGCTGCTGAGTGTGGCGGTGGTGTTTTACCTGTATGGCGCGCCGTTTATGGCGGCGCTGGAGCTGATTATTTACGCGGGCGCCATCATGGTGCTGATTATTTTCTTCGTGATGATGCTCAACCTCGGCAGTCAGACCGCGGGGGATGAGCGCTGCTGGATGACGCCAGGCGTGTGGATCGGGCCTTCGGTGCTGTGCCTCGTTTTGCTGGGCGAACTGGTGTACCTCATGTTGCAACCGGGGGATCTGAGTGGTGAGGTGCGAGTGGTGGATCCGAAGGAAGTCGGCAAAAGCCTGTTCGGTCCTTACATCCTGGCTGTTGAACTGGCAGGAATGCTGCTGATGGCGGGGATCGTGGGAGCTTATCATCTTGGCCGCCAGAAGAAGAAAATCGTTCACCGTTTTTTACAAAATGACGCATCATGA